The following are from one region of the Nicotiana tomentosiformis chromosome 7, ASM39032v3, whole genome shotgun sequence genome:
- the LOC104097355 gene encoding probable anion transporter 3, chloroplastic, which translates to MEAVKLGNKFHPHSSYPNSSYFSNTHLGLIKFRKTHIGFEPKIQKKWTSLSLSGGERLKEEIFLEKKQRDFSVKCTAEGIERGLLVGGRSDEEREFVVAERFKVVALMACVMCLCNADRVVMSVAIVPLAAKYGWSSSFLGIVQSSFLWGYIFSSVIGGALVDKYGGKKVIAWGAALWSLATLLTPWAANHSTISLLAIRAFFGLAEGVALPSMNTLLSRWFPCHERATAVGISMGGFHLGNVVGLVLTPLFMSSVGISGPFILFSSLGLLWLTTWINRVTNDPQESNSITKAELRLIQAGKSDSPPLKKGELPPLRLLLSKMPTWAIIFANITNNWGYFVLLSWMPVYFKTVFNVNLKQAAWFSAVPWGTMAFSGYVAGAASDFLIKAGYSLTFVRKVMQSIGFIGPGVSLLCLNYAKTPEVAAVMITIALSFSSFSQAGFLLNMQDIAPQYAGFLHGISNSAGTLAAIISTIGTGFFVQWLGSFQAFLSLTACLYFVTAIFWNVYATGERVF; encoded by the exons ATGGAAGCTGTCaaacttggaaataaatttcACCCACATTCCTCTTATCCAAATTCTTCATATTTTTCCAATACCCATTTAGGATTGATCAAATTTAGAAAGACCCATATAGGATTTGAGCCAAAAATCCAAAAGAAATGGACAAGTTTGTCTCTTTCCGGTGGAGAAAGATTGAAAGAGGAAATCTTTTTGGAGAAGAAACAGAGAGATTTTTCTGTGAAGTGTACAGCAGAGGGAATAGAGAGAGGATTGTTAGTAGGTGGAAGAAGTGATGAAGAAAGAGAATTTGTGGTGGCAGAGAGATTTAAAGTGGTGGCATTAATGGCTTGTGTTATGTGTTTGTGTAATGCTGATAGAGTTGTTATGTCTGTTGCTATTGTTCCTTTAGCTGCTAAATATGGTTGGAGCAGCTCCTTTTTGGGTATTGTTCAG TCATCTTTCCTCTGGGGTTACATATTTTCCTCGGTGATTGGAGGAGCGTTAGTTGACAAATATGGAGGAAAGAAAGTGATTGCTTGGGGTGCAGCTCTTTGGTCTCTCGCCACTCTTCTTACTCCATGGGCAGCAAATCACTCCACAATCAGTCTGTTGGCTATTCGTGCTTTCTTTGGTCTTGCTGAAGGAGTGGCTTTGCCTTCCATGAACACCCTTTTGTCCAG GTGGTTTCCATGCCATGAACGGGCTACTGCTGTTGGAATATCCATGGGCGGGTTCCATCTTGGAAATGTTGTGGGTTTGGTGCTAACTCCTTTATTTATGTCCTCGGTTGGAATTTCTGGTCCCTTCATCCTTTTCTCATCTCTTGGGCTTCTCTGGCTTACAACGTGGATTAACCGGGTGACAAATGATCCACAAGAAAGCAATTCTATAACAAAAGCAGAGTTGAGGTTAATCCAAGCAGGGAAATCAGATTCTCCTCCTCTAAAAAAAGGAGAACTTCCACCACTGAGACTTCTGTTGTCAAAAATGCCCACTTGGGCTATTATCTTCGCTAACATCACTAATAACTGG GGATATTTTGTTCTTCTCTCCTGGATGCCTGTTTATTTCAAAACT GTTTTTAATGTGAATTTGAAGCAAGCAGCTTGGTTTAGTGCAGTGCCATGGGGCACAATGGCATTCTCAGGCTATGTTGCTGGAGCTGCATCAGATTTCCTAATCAAAGCGGGGTACTCATTGACCTTTGTCAGGAAAGTTATGCAG TCTATCGGTTTCATTGGTCCCGGGGTGTCTTTGCTCTGCTTGAATTATGCCAAAACACCTGAGGTTGCAGCAGTGATGATAACTATAGCCCTGAGCTTCAGCTCTTTCAGCCAAGCTGGTTTTCTACTTAATATGCAA GATATTGCACCTCAATATGCAGGATTTCTACATG GGATTTCAAATTCAGCAGGGACACTGGCAGCTATAATAAGCACAATTGGAACAGGCTTCTTTGTACAATGGCTAGGATCTTTCCAAGCATTCTTATCTCTCACTGCTTGCCTCTACTTTGTCACAGCCATCTTTTGGAATGTCTATGCCACTGGAGAGAGAGTTTTTTAG